A single Elaeis guineensis isolate ETL-2024a chromosome 15, EG11, whole genome shotgun sequence DNA region contains:
- the LOC105058149 gene encoding cholesterol 22-monohydroxylase CYP90B52 isoform X2 → MSYSSLMSIIKELLFLLPPALVSLFLYINLIKWIKRKKPNLPPGGLGWPFLGETFSYLKPHLATSMGQFMEQHISRYGKIYRSSLFGEPTIVSADAGLNRFILQNEGRYFECSYPKSISGILGKWSMLVLVGEMHREMRMISLNFMSNARLRSYLLPEVERHAWLVLKSWKENSAFSAQEEAKKFTFNLMAKNIMSMNPGEPETEKLRREYITFMKGVVSAPLNFPGTPYWKALKSRSTILKVIELRMNERFQKMSKGQERIEEDDLLGWALKQSSLSKEQILDLLLSLLFAGHETSSMALALAIFFLEGCPKAVQELQEEHLQIACRKGLKGESGLNWEDYKQMDFTQCVINETLRLGNVVKFVHRKVLHDFRYKGYDIPCGWKILPVFAAVHLDSSLYDDPHHFNPWRWQENRSKVSQLQVLIMNPIAETL, encoded by the exons ATGAGTTACTCTTCTCTCATGTCTATAATAAAAGAGCTACTCTTCCTCCTTCCTCCAGCTCTTGTATCCCTCTTTCTCTACATCAACCTCATCAAATGGATTAAGAGAAAGAAGCCCAACCTCCCCCCTGGAGGTTTGGGATGGCCTTTCCTTGGCGAGACCTTCTCCTACCTCAAGCCTCACCTTGCCACCTCCATGGGCCAATTCATGGAACAACATATATCAAG GTATGGGAAGATCTACAGGTCCAGTCTTTTCGGTGAGCCGACGATAGTATCGGCCGATGCCGGCTTGAACCGGTTCATACTGCAGAACGAGGGGAGATACTTCGAGTGTAGCTACCCAAAGAGCATCAGCGGTATACTTGGGAAGTGGTCGATGCTCGTTCTAGTCGGAGAGATGCACCGAGAGATGAGGATGATCTCACTCAACTTCATGAGCAATGCAAGGCTCCGGTCATACCTCCTCCCTGAGGTGGAGCGCCACGCTTGGCTAGTTCTTAAGTCTTGGAAGGAGAATTCAGCCTTCTCGGCCCAAGAGGAAGCAAAGAAA TTTACCTTTAATTTGATGGCAAAGAATATAATGAGCATGAATCCAGGAGAACCTGAGACTGAGAAGTTGAGACGAGAGTATATAACCTTCATGAAGGGAGTGGTATCTGCCCCACTGAACTTCCCTGGAACTCCATATTGGAAGGCTCTAAAG TCAAGGTCGACCATCCTTAAGGTGATCGAACTGAGAATGAATGAAAGATTCCAAAAGATGAGCAAGGGGCAAGAAAGAATTGAGGAAGATGATCTCCTTGGATGGGCTCTAAAGCAGTCCAGTCTTTCTAAAGAGCAGATCCTTGATCTCTTGCTAAGCTTGCTCTTTGCTGGCCATGAAACCTCATCTATGGCTTTAGCTTTAGCCATCTTCTTCCTCGAAGGCTGCCCAAAAGCTGTCCAAGAACTGCAG GAAGAACACCTCCAGATCGCCTGCAGGAAGGGACTAAAAGGAGAGTCTGGACTAAACTGGGAAGACTATAAGCAAATGGATTTCACCCAATGC GTTATAAATGAGACACTGCGGCTAGGGAACGTGGTTAAATTCGTGCACAGAAAGGTTCTTCATGACTTCCGGTACAAAG GGTATGACATTCCCTGTGGATGGAAGATTCTTCCAGTGTTTGCAGCAGTTCACTTGGACTCTTCTTTGTATGATGATCCTCATCACTTCAATCCTTGGAGGTGGCAG GAGAATCGTTCCAAAGTGTCTCAATTGCAAGTTTTAATTATGAATCCTATTGCTGAAACCCTTTAA
- the LOC105058149 gene encoding cholesterol 22-monohydroxylase CYP90B52 isoform X1: MSYSSLMSIIKELLFLLPPALVSLFLYINLIKWIKRKKPNLPPGGLGWPFLGETFSYLKPHLATSMGQFMEQHISRYGKIYRSSLFGEPTIVSADAGLNRFILQNEGRYFECSYPKSISGILGKWSMLVLVGEMHREMRMISLNFMSNARLRSYLLPEVERHAWLVLKSWKENSAFSAQEEAKKFTFNLMAKNIMSMNPGEPETEKLRREYITFMKGVVSAPLNFPGTPYWKALKSRSTILKVIELRMNERFQKMSKGQERIEEDDLLGWALKQSSLSKEQILDLLLSLLFAGHETSSMALALAIFFLEGCPKAVQELQEEHLQIACRKGLKGESGLNWEDYKQMDFTQCVINETLRLGNVVKFVHRKVLHDFRYKGYDIPCGWKILPVFAAVHLDSSLYDDPHHFNPWRWQRSSLCETATNNFMPYGGGPRLCAGSELAKLEMAVFLHHLVLNFRWELAEPDQAFAYPFVDFSKGLPIKVHKIT; this comes from the exons ATGAGTTACTCTTCTCTCATGTCTATAATAAAAGAGCTACTCTTCCTCCTTCCTCCAGCTCTTGTATCCCTCTTTCTCTACATCAACCTCATCAAATGGATTAAGAGAAAGAAGCCCAACCTCCCCCCTGGAGGTTTGGGATGGCCTTTCCTTGGCGAGACCTTCTCCTACCTCAAGCCTCACCTTGCCACCTCCATGGGCCAATTCATGGAACAACATATATCAAG GTATGGGAAGATCTACAGGTCCAGTCTTTTCGGTGAGCCGACGATAGTATCGGCCGATGCCGGCTTGAACCGGTTCATACTGCAGAACGAGGGGAGATACTTCGAGTGTAGCTACCCAAAGAGCATCAGCGGTATACTTGGGAAGTGGTCGATGCTCGTTCTAGTCGGAGAGATGCACCGAGAGATGAGGATGATCTCACTCAACTTCATGAGCAATGCAAGGCTCCGGTCATACCTCCTCCCTGAGGTGGAGCGCCACGCTTGGCTAGTTCTTAAGTCTTGGAAGGAGAATTCAGCCTTCTCGGCCCAAGAGGAAGCAAAGAAA TTTACCTTTAATTTGATGGCAAAGAATATAATGAGCATGAATCCAGGAGAACCTGAGACTGAGAAGTTGAGACGAGAGTATATAACCTTCATGAAGGGAGTGGTATCTGCCCCACTGAACTTCCCTGGAACTCCATATTGGAAGGCTCTAAAG TCAAGGTCGACCATCCTTAAGGTGATCGAACTGAGAATGAATGAAAGATTCCAAAAGATGAGCAAGGGGCAAGAAAGAATTGAGGAAGATGATCTCCTTGGATGGGCTCTAAAGCAGTCCAGTCTTTCTAAAGAGCAGATCCTTGATCTCTTGCTAAGCTTGCTCTTTGCTGGCCATGAAACCTCATCTATGGCTTTAGCTTTAGCCATCTTCTTCCTCGAAGGCTGCCCAAAAGCTGTCCAAGAACTGCAG GAAGAACACCTCCAGATCGCCTGCAGGAAGGGACTAAAAGGAGAGTCTGGACTAAACTGGGAAGACTATAAGCAAATGGATTTCACCCAATGC GTTATAAATGAGACACTGCGGCTAGGGAACGTGGTTAAATTCGTGCACAGAAAGGTTCTTCATGACTTCCGGTACAAAG GGTATGACATTCCCTGTGGATGGAAGATTCTTCCAGTGTTTGCAGCAGTTCACTTGGACTCTTCTTTGTATGATGATCCTCATCACTTCAATCCTTGGAGGTGGCAG aGGAGCTCCCTTTGCGAGACAGCAACAAACAACTTCATGCCATATGGCGGCGGGCCCCGTCTATGTGCAGGCTCCGAGCTCGCCAAGCTCGAGATGGCAGTTTTCTTGCACCACCTTGTGCTCAACTTCCGGTGGGAATTGGCTGAGCCCGACCAAGCCTTTGCCTACCCCTTCGTGGACTTCTCTAAAGGTCTACCAATAAAGGTCCACAAAATCACATGA
- the LOC105058149 gene encoding cholesterol 22-monohydroxylase CYP90B52 isoform X3 — translation MSYSSLMSIIKELLFLLPPALVSLFLYINLIKWIKRKKPNLPPGGLGWPFLGETFSYLKPHLATSMGQFMEQHISRYGKIYRSSLFGEPTIVSADAGLNRFILQNEGRYFECSYPKSISGILGKWSMLVLVGEMHREMRMISLNFMSNARLRSYLLPEVERHAWLVLKSWKENSAFSAQEEAKKFTFNLMAKNIMSMNPGEPETEKLRREYITFMKGVVSAPLNFPGTPYWKALKSRSTILKVIELRMNERFQKMSKGQERIEEDDLLGWALKQSSLSKEQILDLLLSLLFAGHETSSMALALAIFFLEGCPKAVQELQEEHLQIACRKGLKGESGLNWEDYKQMDFTQCVINETLRLGNVVKFVHRKVLHDFRYKGYDIPCGWKILPVFAAVHLDSSLYDDPHHFNPWRWQKRF, via the exons ATGAGTTACTCTTCTCTCATGTCTATAATAAAAGAGCTACTCTTCCTCCTTCCTCCAGCTCTTGTATCCCTCTTTCTCTACATCAACCTCATCAAATGGATTAAGAGAAAGAAGCCCAACCTCCCCCCTGGAGGTTTGGGATGGCCTTTCCTTGGCGAGACCTTCTCCTACCTCAAGCCTCACCTTGCCACCTCCATGGGCCAATTCATGGAACAACATATATCAAG GTATGGGAAGATCTACAGGTCCAGTCTTTTCGGTGAGCCGACGATAGTATCGGCCGATGCCGGCTTGAACCGGTTCATACTGCAGAACGAGGGGAGATACTTCGAGTGTAGCTACCCAAAGAGCATCAGCGGTATACTTGGGAAGTGGTCGATGCTCGTTCTAGTCGGAGAGATGCACCGAGAGATGAGGATGATCTCACTCAACTTCATGAGCAATGCAAGGCTCCGGTCATACCTCCTCCCTGAGGTGGAGCGCCACGCTTGGCTAGTTCTTAAGTCTTGGAAGGAGAATTCAGCCTTCTCGGCCCAAGAGGAAGCAAAGAAA TTTACCTTTAATTTGATGGCAAAGAATATAATGAGCATGAATCCAGGAGAACCTGAGACTGAGAAGTTGAGACGAGAGTATATAACCTTCATGAAGGGAGTGGTATCTGCCCCACTGAACTTCCCTGGAACTCCATATTGGAAGGCTCTAAAG TCAAGGTCGACCATCCTTAAGGTGATCGAACTGAGAATGAATGAAAGATTCCAAAAGATGAGCAAGGGGCAAGAAAGAATTGAGGAAGATGATCTCCTTGGATGGGCTCTAAAGCAGTCCAGTCTTTCTAAAGAGCAGATCCTTGATCTCTTGCTAAGCTTGCTCTTTGCTGGCCATGAAACCTCATCTATGGCTTTAGCTTTAGCCATCTTCTTCCTCGAAGGCTGCCCAAAAGCTGTCCAAGAACTGCAG GAAGAACACCTCCAGATCGCCTGCAGGAAGGGACTAAAAGGAGAGTCTGGACTAAACTGGGAAGACTATAAGCAAATGGATTTCACCCAATGC GTTATAAATGAGACACTGCGGCTAGGGAACGTGGTTAAATTCGTGCACAGAAAGGTTCTTCATGACTTCCGGTACAAAG GGTATGACATTCCCTGTGGATGGAAGATTCTTCCAGTGTTTGCAGCAGTTCACTTGGACTCTTCTTTGTATGATGATCCTCATCACTTCAATCCTTGGAGGTGGCAG AAGAGGTTCTAA